Proteins co-encoded in one Kribbella solani genomic window:
- a CDS encoding polysaccharide pyruvyl transferase family protein produces MTTPHPQAPLRMYWWRPWSPLRGNFGDELGPYLVDALFGIRTVWAEPDTCEIAAAGSIIEILLSSKSTNRPVLWGSGMFWDSSGVVAADEFEITALRGSLTRARITDLDTEVALGDPGLLAHALLKSAPRKQYSLGIVPHFLDADRPAVTQLRTWPDVKIIDVTDPAPEVVREIAECHYILSSSLHGLVVADSVGTPNAYVAFSNDHRIGGPNKFHDYYSVFADPGRQLSVPLAGVLSGDTRSVAAEVERGYRAPDDLTTITDRLVKAFPR; encoded by the coding sequence ATGACGACACCGCATCCGCAAGCTCCCCTGCGCATGTACTGGTGGCGGCCGTGGTCGCCGCTCCGGGGCAACTTCGGTGACGAGCTCGGCCCGTACCTGGTCGACGCGCTGTTCGGCATCCGAACCGTGTGGGCCGAACCGGACACGTGTGAGATCGCAGCGGCCGGCTCTATCATCGAGATCCTCCTGTCGAGCAAGAGCACCAACCGCCCGGTGTTGTGGGGCAGCGGGATGTTCTGGGACTCCAGCGGCGTGGTCGCTGCCGACGAGTTCGAGATCACGGCGCTGCGCGGCAGTCTGACCAGGGCGCGAATCACCGACCTGGACACCGAGGTGGCTCTCGGCGACCCGGGGCTACTGGCGCATGCGCTGCTCAAGTCGGCCCCGCGCAAGCAGTACTCGCTCGGGATCGTCCCGCACTTCCTCGACGCGGATCGGCCGGCTGTTACGCAGCTGCGGACCTGGCCGGATGTGAAGATCATCGACGTCACCGATCCGGCGCCCGAGGTCGTGCGGGAGATCGCTGAGTGTCACTACATCCTGTCCTCCAGTCTGCATGGCCTGGTGGTCGCGGACAGTGTCGGTACGCCCAACGCTTATGTTGCCTTCAGCAATGACCATCGGATCGGCGGACCGAACAAGTTCCACGACTACTACTCGGTGTTCGCCGACCCCGGCCGGCAGCTGAGCGTGCCACTGGCCGGGGTGCTGTCCGGCGACACCCGGTCGGTGGCGGCCGAGGTGGAGCGGGGCTACCGCGCCCCGGACGACCTGACGACGATCACCGACCGTCTTGTGAAGGCATTTCCGCGGTAG